The Phormidium yuhuli AB48 DNA window AAATGACAAGCCCAAAAACCACCGCAAAATCCCCACCCCCGCCGAACATCGCCTCTTAGAAAAACCCGGCAAAAATTTTCCCCTAGGGGTTGACAACTGCCCCAAAATCGAAAAAATGGGAGTGTGATAGATTGCCCCCCGACTGCCCATACCCCTAAATTCAGCCACAGCCAAAGGGCTGAAACCTCGCTAAAGTAAGCATTTGAGAGAATCGCCGTCCGGGGAAAGTCGGGGAAGTTCACCTCAGCGACCCCTGGGGTTTTGGGAAAGTTCTACCGCAACTGAGTCATTGGGCAGGTCTGCCCCCTCGGTGATGAGTTAACGATTATACTGGAATCAGGTTTGCTGGAGGTCTCGGTCGATGGTGACGCGCACAGTAATGGCATGGGTGTTGGGCTTGTCTCTCCTGCTGATTCCTCAAGGTTGTGGGATGATAGGAACGGTAGATGAGTTGTTTGAGCAAGGAAATGCGGCTCAGAGTGACGGGAGATATGAGGATGCCGAACAGACGTGGCGTCGAGTGTTGGAGATTGAACCCAATAATGCTAAAGCTTACAGGCATCTCGGGATTGCTCTATATGACCAAGGAAAGCTAGATGAGGCGATCGCAGCTTACCATCGCGCTCTGGAACTTAACCCAGATTTTGCTAGGGCTTATAACAGTCTCGGAGTGGCCCTATCTGAGCAAGGAAAGCTAGATGAGGCGATCGCAGCTTACCATCGCGCTCTGGAACTTCCCGACGAACAATCAATAACTGCCAGTGTCCATACCTTAGCCCATAATAATCTCGGAGTCGCGCTATCTAAGCAAGGAAAGCTAGATGAGGCAATCGCAGCTTACCATCGCGCTTTACAACTTGACCCGAATTATGCCAATGCTTACAACAATCTTGGAATTGCCCTGAGTGAGCAAGGGAAATTAGATGAAGCCATCGCCGCCTACAAGCGAGCCATTGAACTCGATCCTGAGTCTGCTAACGCTTACAACAATCTCGGAATTGCCCTGAGTGAGCAAGGAGAGTTCGATGAAGCCATCGCCGCCTACAACCGGGTCCTTGAACTCAATCCCGAGTCTGCTGGGGCTTACTACAATCTCGGAAATGCCCTGAGAGACCAAGGGAAACTCAACTCAGCCATCGCTGCTTACCGCACCGCCCTGACACTCCCCAAAGACACAACCACGACACCCGCAAGCGCCCATACCCTCGCCCATACGGCACTCGGCTACGCCCTACAACAACAAGGAAACCTCCAAGAAGCCATCCGCCAATACCAACGTGCCATCCAACTTGACCCAGAATTTTCCCAAGCCCGAACCAACCTGCGAGAAGCGCAACGTCTCCTGAACCTGGAGGACAACCCTCTCCCCGACGACCTCGAAGAACGTTTCCCCAGCCTAGAGGAAAACCCCTACTTTCCCCTGCAACGGTCAGTTGTCCTCATCCTCACCGAAACCTCCAGCGGTTCCGAACAGGGAACCGGCTGGGTCATCCAACGGGACGGAGACATCACCCTAATCGTCACCAATCGCCATGTCGTCTCCGACGGAAACAGTCAACGCCCCAGTGACTCCATTCAAATCGAACTCTATAGCCAAAACGACCCCGAACATCGATTGCGCTTCCCCGCCCGTATCCGTGACATCACCGCCCCCAATGACCCCTTAGACTTAGCCATCTTAGAAGTCCGTAATCTCCCCGACGACATCGAACCCCTGCCCCTCGCCAGTTCTCCAGCCCCCATGCTGGGAGACATCCTCATTATCGGTCATCCCTTCACCGGCAATCCCTGGACCATGGAAAGCGGTCGAGTTGCCAATATCGTCGCTGACCCAAGACAACAAAACCTGCAAATTGGCGGCGCTACTCTCGCCGTCGGTAACTCCGGCAGTCCCGTCATTTATAATGATGAAGTCGTCGGCTTGCTCGTGACCATTGGTGACGAACTCGGCTCCTCTCCCCCCAGGGGTCAAGGAAACTCCATTGGCGGCTTTGGCTTTGCCTATCCTCTCAACATTCTCCAGAACCAATTACAAGCCTGGGGTATCCCGGCCAACTAAGAGCAACCGACCCCAACCATCCCTTCACCCTAGCACCTGCTCTCACCCTGAAGGTAATCTCATGAAACCGAACCAAGCCCTCATCATAGGATTCGTTCTCGCCGCCACCTGGATGACCCCAGTTCACGCCTGTCCGAGCCAGGTTTCTGACCGCTTAATCTACCAACGCCGCCCCAATCCTAATCGTTGCGAGGGAATCAATCGCCAGGGGGTGAGTGGGTCCTTTGGTCTCGTCTCCTTTGCCACCTCAACCCTCACCCATTATCCCACCAGACTGCGCTTACAAGTCCCGAAACCTCAAGCCACCACCGGGTCCAATCCCAGCCTCCGAGTTCGCTCCTTTGGTCGCCGCTATCAACTGGATAACTTAGCCCTACAATCTGGGAGAAATAACTATGAAATTAACCTAGGGACTGATATCTTACAAGGTGCCAACGTCCCCGCCCAGAGTTTACGAGCCATTGCCCATTTTCAGGGCAGTCAACCGGTCTATAGTCCCGTCATTATTGGGTCTTCCGGCTCCTACTACGAATTGGTCTTTTACTCCCCCAGTCGGGCCGTGATTCACTCCTTAGAAATTCACCGCAACAATCAAGTCGTTCACCGGGACCGTCGGCCCAATCCTCGGGATGGAGAAATCCGCTTTACTTGGGATGCACGCAACCAACCCGAGGGACTCTATCGCCTGCAAGTCCAAGCAGAAATTCAGCGGCGGGGACAACGGCCCGAACAAATCACTCGCATTTTCGCCCTCTATCATCATCCCGATTGGCTCTCTCCCTAAGCCGGTCTCTACCGGAGAGAATGAGGGGGCAACGAATGAGAATTGAGTTACCATTGGGTCTGAGAGCATCATGAAACGTCCGGGTCTAAAGTTTTATCTCCATCGCCTCAACGCCTATGGCCAAAGTTATGGTCAATTTGTCCGCTATAATCAATTCAATGCTCCCCTCAGCCGCTCTCTCAAACGACACCGCCGCCGTCTTCTGCAAACGTTGCCGCGAGTGGGAAAAAAAGGACTTAAACTTCTGGAAATGAGCCTCATTGGCCTGCTGCAAATAATGCTGAAAGGCTATTACTGGATTCGCTCTTGGAAACCTGGCTATAGCGGCGGTCCCCCTTATCTGCCTCAATCCCTCGATGACCTCTTAGACTTAACGGACAAGTCCAGAGCAAGACCCTCGTTGATTAAGAAAGATTTTAAGCATTTTATCGCTTTCAGTCTAATTCTAGTATGTCTGGGATTTATTGTCTTATTTTTTTGGCAAGTTCCTGTTACATTCGAGGCTAATATTATCAGCCGCAGCGTCAGTTTTCAGACCCCACCTAACACCGAGCAACTGCTTCTCAATTCCCTCCGATCTTTGCCCAAACTTGAGTTTGAAGGGGTGCAAGAGATTCGTTTATTAGGAGAGTTTGACTCAGAGGCGATGAGGGAACCCCTCAATGAGTTCGACCCCGTGGAGATTGACTTACCCTATAGCCATAGTAAACTGATTTTGGAGGATACAGCTTCCTCTGAGGGGTCCCTGGAACTGCGATCGCTCCGACTTCCCCCCCAAACCCAAGTAGACGAGTTCGCCTATGACCGCCAGCGTCATCAACTCTCTTTTCGACTCATCCCTCCCAATGACGAAACCTCCATTCCCGTGGAATTATCCCTCGGGCCGACAGCCCTGCAATTGAACCTAGAAGGATTTGAAAGTCCCCAATTACGTCCCCAAGCCGAGGACGAGTGGGGGTCACCTTATCAGATTGAAACCTTCACTTGGACTCCGTACAGCACAGAACTGTACTTAAACCTCAAAGGAGACACAAAAATTTACATTAAGCTACCAGATTTAGAAGCGACAGACTATCAAGACTGGTTTTGGGGACAGTTACAGGTAGAGGATGTGAGGTTCACGCGAGTGATTCAGGCGGAAGATGTGAGGGACGACCGGGTTCGCTCAACGATTTTAGAGGGACAGGTCAATTTTCTGGCTGAATCCTTACCTTTGGAGTCAGGACAGTTTTTGATTCTCCCCCAGCGGGGAACCACGATTCGGCGACTTCCCCGGATTGAGTTACATCCTGAGGAACCGGCGGGGTTACGGGTTCGGGTTCAAGGAAAGGCGACCCAGGTGGCGGTGGGCCTAGATCCTGAGTTTCCTCTGCGTGACCTCAAATCTAATTTTTGGCAACAGTGGTTAACTCCGGAGTTGATTACCGTTTTGCTGACGGTTAGTTCTGTGATGATTGGTTATTTGATTCCTTGGCTGTTTTGTCCATAATTTGAAGACCAGACACCGGGTTTCTGGTTCCTCGTGACTTGGCTCCAGCCAAGTCATGCTCTTGGGGAGGCTCTGCCTCCCGAGTGCAGGCGGCAGAGCCGCTCAGAGTCCGCAAGGGTGCGCCCCTACTGCCTCTTGCCTCTTCCCCCCTCCTCTTCCTCGGTGTCCTCGGGCGACCACAAGGGTACGCCCCTACGTGGTAACCCTCTTGCCTCTTCCCTATTGCAATATAGCACCACCTAACATTCGCTCAAACCGTATCTCTAACTCCGCCTTCATGCGGGGATATCGTTCTAACGTGGGGTCTTTGCGAATCACCCGTTCCGCCGCATCCCGGGCCAACATTAACACCTCTCGGTCATCCACCAGACTGGCTAAAACAAAATCCGGTAACCCCGACTGGCGAGTTCCTAACATCTGACCCGGACCCCGAAGCTGCATATCCATCTCAGCAATCAAAAAGCCATCTTGAGACGACTCCAAGACCTCTAACCGCTGTTTCGCATCCGGCGAGGCCTTCGGATGAGTCATTAATATACAGTACGCCCGATCGCCCCCTCGGCCAACCCGACCCCGTAATTGATGCAACTGCGACAAGCCAAAACGTTCCGCATTCTCAATCAACATCACCGTCGCATTGGGAACATCCACCCCCACCTCCACCACCGTCGTCGAGACTAAAATCTGAGTCTCATGACCATGAAACGCCGCAATCGCCGCATCCTTCTCCCCTGAACTCATCCGGCCATGCAGCAATCCTACCCGAAAATCAGGGAACACCTCTTGCAACCGTTCATACTCCTCCACCGCTGACTTGAGGTCTAACTTCTCCGATTCCTCCACCAACGGTAACACCACATAAGCCTGATGTCCCATCGCCACTTGACGGCGAATCAAATCATACGCCTCTAACCGTTCTTTCCCCGCCAAAACCGTCGTTTGAATCGGTTTGCGGCCGGGGGGTAATTCATCAATTTGACTCACATCTAAATCCCCATGTAACGTCAACGCCAAGGTCCGAGGAATGGGGGTGGCGGTCATGGAGAGGACATGACAAATCCCATTACTCCCCTTCTGTTGCAACTTGGCCCGCTGCTGAACCCCAAAGCGATGTTGTTCGTCAATCACCACTAACCCCAAACGGTGGAAGTTGACGGGGTCCTGAATTAAAGCGTGGGTTCCCACCAACACCGGAAGTTCCCCAGTTTCCAGTTGACTGTGGATTTGTCGCCGTTTGCGGGTTTTGGTGGACCCGGTTAGTAATTCCACGGGAAGCTGGAGTAGATTCAGCCAGTCGACTAATTTGCGATAATGCTGTTCCGCTAAGACTTCGGTGGGGGCCATTAAGGCCGCTTGATAGCCGGATTGGATGGCCGCCAGTATCGCTACCACCGCCACAACGGTTTTACCGGCCCCTACATCCCCCTGGACGAGACGATTCATCGGGGAGGTTTTGTCCAGGTCGCCGAGGATTTCTTGAATCACCCGGGTTTGGGCGTGGGTGAGGTCAAAGGGAAGTAGGTGATAAAATTGCTCGATGAGTTGTCCTTGAATGGTGAGTCGTTGGGCCTGGCTGCTGGCCAGTTGCAGTTCCCCGGCTTGTTTGAGTTCATGGCGACGTTTGAGGAGGCCCAGTTGTAGGTAGAAGAACTCGTCAAAGACGAGGCGACGACGGGCTAATTCTAAGATATCTGTATCCGGGGGAAAATGGATATTGGCGATCGCCCTCGGCCGGTCCAACAAATCATACTTTTCTCGCAATTTCTTGGGCAGGGGTTCGGGGATTTGCTCACTGGCCGGAAGCACCGCTAACACCGATTTTCGCACCAAGTCAGCGGTGACTCCATCGGTTAAGGCATACACCGGCAACACCCGCCCCACCGACAAAGATTCAATGGGCGCGTCGGCGTGTTCTAATACTTCTAAATCAGGATTTTCTAGGGTAATCCCATACTTATTTTTCTTGACCAATCCAGAGGCGGCAACCATTGCCCCGCGCGGGTATTGGGACTTATGGGAATGTTGCCAGCGACTGGAACTGTAGCGATTTCCAGGATAAAAACGACTAATTTTTAAGCGTCCGGTTGGGTCTTTTAAGGTTAACTGAAAGATGCTAAGTTTCTTATTTTTAGAACTATTAAAAAACGTCGCACTTTGAATTTGAGCCACAACCGTGACCGTCTCTCCCGGTTCCAATTGAGCAATCGGAACTTGACGAGCATAATCAATGCGATCGCGGGGAAAATACTCCAACAAATCCTGAACCCGATAGAGTCCCAAGCGGGCCAGACGATCGCCCCCCCGGCGGCCAATCTGACGCACCTCACTCAGAGGCTGATCCAACCTCAGCTGGGCCGGCGGAACTTGGGCCCGTAGGTCCACCGTGGGGGGTTGGCGGCGGCTGAGGGGTTCTCGCACCGAGCGCGATCGCATCTCCAGAGACCGCTGACTATGCAACAACACCCGTCGCGACTCCGCCACCAGATGCTGACGTTGGGCCAGCGTCAGAGTCGGGTATTTACCAAACTCCGCCGCCAGATTTTGCCAACGTTGGCGATCGCTCGTCGCCAACCGGGCCGGTGGGTCCTGAAACTGACGTTCCAGAAACTCATGAAAGCGAAACTCTCGCCCCACCAGATCCGAAAAACCGCGCTCAGCTTCTACACTGAGCGCCTTTTGCAATCGCTCCCAATCGGGAGCATTTTGAACAGATGGAGATAGGGCCATCGTCAGCTTCGAGAATCCTTAGGAATTGTTGGCATTAGCTTCTCGCACCGCCGCCAAAAAGGCAAACACCACCAGAGGTACACTCAACCCTAGAATAACCCGCGTCAGCCAGACCCCATATTGAGGATGTCCCGAGGACAACTCAAACACAGACCCCACCGCCGCGATCGCCGCCACACAGGAGACAGCCAGCAGAAACCCCACTTTCGGAGACGAAATCATAATCCTCGCGCCTCCCTAAGCCTTAACCCGACGAACCGACTTGACCGAGAACCCATATTTCGAGAGTTCCTCCGTCAGCAGCAATTGGTCATCCACGCGATCGACAAACATCACCCCATTCAGGTGGTCCATCTCATGCTGAATCACTCGGGCCGGAAGTCCACTAAAGCGACGACGTTGGGGACGGCCCAACTCATCCTTATAGGACACCTCAATCACCTGAGGCCGTTTCACATCCATATACACCCCAGGAATACTCAAACAGCCTTCCTGGCCCAACGCCACCTCACGACTGTAGGCTTGAATCACCGGGTTAATCAGGACCAGCGGCGGCGTACTGGGGTCATCCAGCGCACAATCCACCACCAGCATTTGTTTAGCAATCCCCACCTGAGGCGCAGCCAAGCCAATGCCATCAGCAGTATACATACTTTGTAGCATCTCACGAGCCAGACCCCGGACCGTCTCATCCACCCGGGCCACTCGCTTAGCCGGTTGGCGCAAGACGCGATCGCCCAGAGTGTGAATTTCCAGAGGAGGGCGCTCTAATTTCGTTTTTTCAACCAGAAGAGGTGCTGAAGTTGACATAATTTAGCAACGTGTTCGTCAGTACAGGCCTTTAGTAAAATCATAACGTTTGTTGCTAGCACGACAAGCCTCCCTCCCCAAGACCAGCGCCCAAACCCTCGACCTGTCTTGGCTAGAGAAAGCTTAACCTCTCCAGACAAACATCCCGAAAACCAGTGGTAAAGTAGAAAGACAGCGTTCAACGCCCTCTGACCATCGTCCTTACCTGACTTTGACCGTGTTAACACCATCCACCTGTCGCCGTCTCAATAAACTTGACCAAATCCCCTCCGTCTGGGAAGGCGATCGGCGATCGCTGCAAATCGACCTAGATTCCGGGGAAATGATGGGTGAAGATGCCAGTGATTGCGTAATTTGGGTCGATGGGTCCCAAGGAGTCGTGCGGGCGATCGAGAAAGTAGCCGACGACTCGGGAATGGAAGCCGTCGTGCGAACCCTCTTGCGGGCCATGGAATATCCCCACAAACCGGCCCAGCCGGCCCGGCCGCAAAAAATCATCGTCAAAGACCGGGAACTCCTCTTCTTCCTACGAGGCGTTCTCCAAGACCTCGATATCAACCTAGACTACGTCCCCGAACTACCCCTGATTGACGAACTGTTCCGAGGACTCGAAGACGCCGTCGGAGGGCGACCTCCCAAACTCCCCCCCCAGTATCTCGATCCCCTCAACGAACAAGCCGCGGCCCTCTGGGACGATGCCCCCTGGGACTATCTCGGCGACAACCAAGTCATCAGCATTGAACTCAACTATGCCGGAATCGAGAGTTTCTATGTCTCCATCTTAGGCCTGCTGGGCCTGGACTACGGCATTTTGCTCTATCGCAGCCTGGAATCCCTCAAAGACTTTCGGGCCTCCATCTTGGCCAACACCTCCATGGAGAATTTAGAAAGCATCTTTCTCTCGCAAGATTGCATCTTTCTCACCTATGAAGGGGATGAGGACTTTGATGATGACATAGATGACCTGGGAGAGTTCACCTGGGAACGTGTTCACGGCAATTTTGGCAGTTTACATCCCCTCGAAGGCCTGCGGCCCTTTCTCCATGCCGAAGAAGCCCTCCCCGCTTGGATTGCCCTGAAAGCCTTACATCTGTTCCTAAGCGATCATGAAGACCAACTCATGGACGATTGGCAGGAGGTCATCCGCCAGGTCTATGACATTGGCATTCCCAAACCCCTACAAGAGAGTGATATTAACGAAGAGGGCGATCGCATCGTCTCCGTCACCGTCTCCTCCATGCCAACGGTCGCCAACGAACTCCTCAACGACGATGGAGTGGTCAGCTTCGACGAAGACTCTGACTACGATGAGGTCTTATCCGTCTTTCAAAATATGTCGCGATTGCAGGATGACATCATCCCCAATGGCTCG harbors:
- a CDS encoding tetratricopeptide repeat protein, encoding MVTRTVMAWVLGLSLLLIPQGCGMIGTVDELFEQGNAAQSDGRYEDAEQTWRRVLEIEPNNAKAYRHLGIALYDQGKLDEAIAAYHRALELNPDFARAYNSLGVALSEQGKLDEAIAAYHRALELPDEQSITASVHTLAHNNLGVALSKQGKLDEAIAAYHRALQLDPNYANAYNNLGIALSEQGKLDEAIAAYKRAIELDPESANAYNNLGIALSEQGEFDEAIAAYNRVLELNPESAGAYYNLGNALRDQGKLNSAIAAYRTALTLPKDTTTTPASAHTLAHTALGYALQQQGNLQEAIRQYQRAIQLDPEFSQARTNLREAQRLLNLEDNPLPDDLEERFPSLEENPYFPLQRSVVLILTETSSGSEQGTGWVIQRDGDITLIVTNRHVVSDGNSQRPSDSIQIELYSQNDPEHRLRFPARIRDITAPNDPLDLAILEVRNLPDDIEPLPLASSPAPMLGDILIIGHPFTGNPWTMESGRVANIVADPRQQNLQIGGATLAVGNSGSPVIYNDEVVGLLVTIGDELGSSPPRGQGNSIGGFGFAYPLNILQNQLQAWGIPAN
- the recG gene encoding ATP-dependent DNA helicase RecG, whose product is MALSPSVQNAPDWERLQKALSVEAERGFSDLVGREFRFHEFLERQFQDPPARLATSDRQRWQNLAAEFGKYPTLTLAQRQHLVAESRRVLLHSQRSLEMRSRSVREPLSRRQPPTVDLRAQVPPAQLRLDQPLSEVRQIGRRGGDRLARLGLYRVQDLLEYFPRDRIDYARQVPIAQLEPGETVTVVAQIQSATFFNSSKNKKLSIFQLTLKDPTGRLKISRFYPGNRYSSSRWQHSHKSQYPRGAMVAASGLVKKNKYGITLENPDLEVLEHADAPIESLSVGRVLPVYALTDGVTADLVRKSVLAVLPASEQIPEPLPKKLREKYDLLDRPRAIANIHFPPDTDILELARRRLVFDEFFYLQLGLLKRRHELKQAGELQLASSQAQRLTIQGQLIEQFYHLLPFDLTHAQTRVIQEILGDLDKTSPMNRLVQGDVGAGKTVVAVVAILAAIQSGYQAALMAPTEVLAEQHYRKLVDWLNLLQLPVELLTGSTKTRKRRQIHSQLETGELPVLVGTHALIQDPVNFHRLGLVVIDEQHRFGVQQRAKLQQKGSNGICHVLSMTATPIPRTLALTLHGDLDVSQIDELPPGRKPIQTTVLAGKERLEAYDLIRRQVAMGHQAYVVLPLVEESEKLDLKSAVEEYERLQEVFPDFRVGLLHGRMSSGEKDAAIAAFHGHETQILVSTTVVEVGVDVPNATVMLIENAERFGLSQLHQLRGRVGRGGDRAYCILMTHPKASPDAKQRLEVLESSQDGFLIAEMDMQLRGPGQMLGTRQSGLPDFVLASLVDDREVLMLARDAAERVIRKDPTLERYPRMKAELEIRFERMLGGAILQ
- the def gene encoding peptide deformylase; translation: MSTSAPLLVEKTKLERPPLEIHTLGDRVLRQPAKRVARVDETVRGLAREMLQSMYTADGIGLAAPQVGIAKQMLVVDCALDDPSTPPLVLINPVIQAYSREVALGQEGCLSIPGVYMDVKRPQVIEVSYKDELGRPQRRRFSGLPARVIQHEMDHLNGVMFVDRVDDQLLLTEELSKYGFSVKSVRRVKA
- a CDS encoding DUF6930 domain-containing protein; translation: MLTPSTCRRLNKLDQIPSVWEGDRRSLQIDLDSGEMMGEDASDCVIWVDGSQGVVRAIEKVADDSGMEAVVRTLLRAMEYPHKPAQPARPQKIIVKDRELLFFLRGVLQDLDINLDYVPELPLIDELFRGLEDAVGGRPPKLPPQYLDPLNEQAAALWDDAPWDYLGDNQVISIELNYAGIESFYVSILGLLGLDYGILLYRSLESLKDFRASILANTSMENLESIFLSQDCIFLTYEGDEDFDDDIDDLGEFTWERVHGNFGSLHPLEGLRPFLHAEEALPAWIALKALHLFLSDHEDQLMDDWQEVIRQVYDIGIPKPLQESDINEEGDRIVSVTVSSMPTVANELLNDDGVVSFDEDSDYDEVLSVFQNMSRLQDDIIPNGSILQLDNLPWNFIEELRETVGYHEGTPCKRTSGNYPVLIVQSTRPKVKEIMAEIETRGGLRGLTLKPCQSPFGDDPFELGLLQLKNQEIHLVGEFDLENPYHSRPRQAWTANLKKTKGKCGLIIAMGATGQRRGDPDLSDMKAFYEVEMLSLDDIGLKDIKFFPML